A region of Pseudomonas saponiphila DNA encodes the following proteins:
- a CDS encoding IS3 family transposase, translated as MIEGLKGQLSIRHCCRLLGVPRSSYYAKPVARSEPGVERQLEKTIRQLHREHRGALGARGFARELKKQGVAVGRHRMGRLMKNLGLVRRRARYAHYRRTGKPSNTAANLLDRRFNPASPNTFWAGDITYIRVGGSWLYLAIVMDLFSRRIIGWAFSRTADAELSLKALRLAVGIRRPGSALVFHSDQGCQYTADRFVEYLAEKQIVQSMSRRANCWDNAVVARYFRTLKHDWSPENGYQNHFEAQKDVMDFIAHYNHRRCHSASNDLPPAAFERLAA; from the coding sequence ATGATCGAGGGGTTGAAAGGACAGCTCTCCATTCGGCACTGCTGTCGACTTCTGGGCGTGCCTCGCAGCAGCTATTACGCCAAGCCCGTGGCTCGGTCTGAACCTGGGGTCGAGCGGCAACTGGAAAAGACCATTCGGCAGCTGCACCGGGAGCATCGAGGTGCCCTGGGCGCCCGGGGATTTGCCAGGGAGCTCAAAAAACAGGGCGTAGCGGTTGGGCGCCATCGTATGGGCCGTCTGATGAAAAACCTTGGGCTGGTCAGGCGACGAGCCCGTTACGCTCACTATCGTCGGACCGGAAAGCCCAGCAATACCGCAGCCAATCTCCTCGATCGTCGCTTTAATCCTGCATCACCCAATACGTTTTGGGCCGGAGACATCACTTACATTCGCGTCGGTGGAAGCTGGCTGTACCTGGCAATCGTGATGGATTTGTTTTCACGTCGGATCATCGGCTGGGCCTTTTCCAGGACCGCCGATGCCGAGCTGTCGCTCAAGGCGTTACGGCTGGCTGTTGGCATACGTCGGCCTGGTTCAGCGCTGGTATTCCACTCGGACCAGGGCTGCCAATACACCGCGGATCGCTTTGTCGAATACCTGGCTGAAAAGCAGATCGTGCAGAGCATGAGTCGACGCGCAAACTGCTGGGACAACGCGGTGGTGGCGCGTTATTTCCGGACACTGAAACACGATTGGTCGCCTGAAAATGGCTACCAGAATCATTTTGAGGCGCAGAAGGATGTGATGGATTTCATTGCCCATTACAACCATCGGCGTTGCCACAGCGCCTCGAACGATCTGCCGCCCGCTGCTTTTGAAAGGCTGGCGGCCTAA
- a CDS encoding transposase: MGFRVVSAEEKAEAIRLVVEMNYSVPKACEQTGVGPTALRRWVARWRKEHEGALLPTRPQDQELIDSLQARLALLEAENSVLKKQLPSHLKVLFSRIK, encoded by the coding sequence ATGGGATTTCGGGTTGTTAGCGCTGAAGAAAAGGCCGAAGCCATTCGCTTGGTCGTGGAAATGAATTACTCGGTGCCTAAGGCATGTGAGCAAACTGGGGTTGGGCCTACAGCCCTGCGACGCTGGGTCGCCAGATGGCGCAAGGAGCATGAAGGAGCCTTGCTGCCCACACGCCCTCAGGACCAGGAACTGATTGATTCACTGCAGGCCAGACTCGCCTTGCTGGAAGCCGAGAATAGCGTCCTAAAAAAGCAATTGCCCTCTCATCTGAAGGTGCTGTTCAGCCGAATCAAATGA
- a CDS encoding ABC transporter ATP-binding protein, producing MSRAPRAPTEAVIDVRGLCNRFGKQSVHENLDLDVFKGEILGVVGGSGSGKSVLLRSIVGLRQPSEGSVRVFGQDLPSLPEQQRSLIERRFGVLFQKGALFTSLTVTENVALPLIEHAGRSRADAEHLAAVKLALAGLPLSAADKYPASLSGGMIKRAALARALALDPDILFLDEPTAGLDPVGAAAFDQLILTLRDALGLSVFLVTHDLDTLYTITDRVAVLAQKKVLVADAIDVVAETPDEWIHQYFHGPRGRAAYQAATQTNEG from the coding sequence GTGAGCCGTGCACCACGCGCGCCAACCGAGGCGGTGATCGATGTCCGCGGCCTGTGCAATCGCTTCGGCAAGCAGAGCGTGCACGAGAACCTCGACCTGGACGTGTTCAAGGGCGAGATCCTTGGCGTGGTCGGCGGCTCCGGCAGCGGCAAGTCGGTGCTGCTGCGCAGCATCGTCGGCCTGCGCCAACCCAGCGAAGGCTCGGTGCGGGTCTTTGGCCAGGACCTGCCGAGCCTGCCGGAACAACAACGCTCGTTGATCGAACGGCGCTTTGGCGTGCTGTTCCAGAAGGGCGCGCTGTTCACCTCGCTGACGGTCACCGAGAACGTCGCCCTGCCACTGATCGAGCATGCCGGGCGGTCTCGCGCCGATGCCGAGCACCTGGCGGCGGTCAAGCTGGCGCTGGCCGGGCTGCCACTGTCGGCGGCGGACAAATACCCGGCTTCGCTGTCCGGCGGGATGATCAAGCGTGCCGCCCTGGCCCGGGCACTGGCCCTGGACCCGGATATCCTGTTTCTCGACGAACCCACCGCCGGCCTCGACCCGGTGGGGGCCGCCGCCTTCGACCAGTTGATCCTGACCCTGCGCGATGCCCTGGGCCTGAGTGTGTTCCTGGTCACCCACGACCTGGACACGCTCTACACCATCACCGACCGGGTGGCGGTGCTGGCACAGAAAAAGGTACTGGTGGCGGACGCCATCGATGTGGTCGCCGAAACCCCGGACGAATGGATTCACCAGTACTTCCATGGCCCTCGCGGCCGCGCGGCCTATCAGGCCGCTACACAGACCAACGAGGGATGA
- a CDS encoding MlaD family protein: METRAHHVLIGLFTVIVVAGALLFGLWLAKSSVDSAFQDYQIVFNEAVSGLSKGSAVQYSGIKVGDVVNLRLDPKDPRRVLAQIRLGSETPIKEDTQAKLALTGITGTSIIQLSGGTPQSPPLKGKDGQLPTIIASPSPIARLLNNSNDLMTGVNLLLHNANRMFSPDNVERVSGTLDNLQKTSASIAGQRDELRQLMQQLGTISKQTSAMLEQTTALMRNANGLLSDQGKQMVGSAAQAMRNLEQSSATLNTLLSNNQDSLNNGMQGLNGLAPAVRELRETLGSLRSITRRLEANPGGYLLGNEKNKEFTP, translated from the coding sequence ATGGAAACCCGAGCCCATCATGTACTGATCGGCCTGTTCACCGTGATCGTGGTGGCCGGCGCCCTGCTGTTCGGCCTGTGGCTGGCCAAGTCCAGTGTCGACAGCGCCTTCCAGGACTACCAGATCGTGTTCAACGAGGCGGTCAGCGGCCTGTCCAAGGGCAGCGCCGTGCAATACAGCGGGATCAAGGTCGGCGATGTGGTCAACCTGCGCCTGGATCCCAAGGACCCGCGCCGGGTACTGGCGCAGATCCGCCTGGGCAGTGAAACGCCGATCAAGGAAGACACCCAGGCCAAGCTGGCCCTGACCGGCATCACCGGCACCTCGATCATCCAGCTCAGCGGCGGCACGCCGCAAAGCCCGCCCCTCAAGGGCAAGGATGGCCAACTGCCGACCATCATCGCCTCGCCATCGCCCATCGCCCGCCTGCTGAACAACAGCAACGACCTGATGACCGGGGTCAACCTGCTGCTGCACAACGCCAACCGCATGTTCTCCCCGGACAACGTGGAACGGGTCAGCGGCACCCTGGACAACCTGCAGAAAACCTCGGCGAGCATCGCCGGGCAACGTGATGAGCTGCGCCAACTGATGCAGCAACTGGGCACCATCAGCAAGCAGACCAGCGCCATGCTGGAACAGACCACCGCGCTGATGCGCAACGCCAACGGCCTGCTCAGCGACCAGGGCAAGCAGATGGTCGGCAGCGCGGCACAGGCCATGCGCAACCTGGAGCAGAGCAGCGCCACCCTGAACACGCTGCTGAGCAACAATCAGGACTCGCTGAACAACGGCATGCAGGGCCTCAACGGCCTGGCGCCAGCGGTACGCGAACTGCGCGAAACCCTGGGCTCGCTGCGGAGCATCACCCGCCGCCTGGAAGCCAACCCCGGCGGTTATTTGCTGGGTAACGAGAAAAACAAGGAGTTCACGCCATGA
- a CDS encoding ABC-type transport auxiliary lipoprotein family protein codes for MKRADRLFARLALSAALVMTGACSILPKGEPLDIYRLPVNQAGATAPSQALPWSLQLLKPQAGDALNSARIAVLPQGNLISSYKASRWSDPAPILLRNRLLDGFQRDGRVQLLSTDDSNLQTDLALGGDLQAFQTEYQGTTVQVVIRLDARLIRGNDQKILASRRFEVRQPLTETGIPAVVTGFGQASDALTRQVVDWAVGQGNRALKR; via the coding sequence ATGAAGCGTGCCGATCGCCTGTTTGCCCGCTTGGCCCTGAGTGCCGCCCTGGTCATGACCGGCGCCTGCTCGATCCTGCCCAAGGGCGAGCCGCTGGACATCTATCGGCTGCCGGTGAACCAGGCCGGCGCCACGGCCCCGAGCCAGGCCCTGCCGTGGTCCTTGCAGTTGCTCAAGCCCCAGGCCGGCGACGCGCTGAACAGCGCGCGGATCGCGGTACTTCCCCAGGGCAACCTGATCAGCAGCTACAAGGCTTCGCGCTGGAGCGACCCGGCGCCGATCCTGCTGCGCAACCGCCTGCTGGACGGCTTCCAGCGCGATGGCCGGGTACAGCTGTTGAGCACCGACGACAGCAACCTGCAGACCGACCTGGCCCTGGGCGGCGACCTGCAAGCCTTCCAGACCGAGTACCAGGGCACGACCGTCCAGGTGGTGATCCGCCTGGACGCGCGACTGATTCGTGGCAATGACCAGAAGATCCTCGCCAGTCGACGTTTCGAAGTGCGCCAGCCACTGACTGAAACCGGGATACCGGCGGTGGTGACGGGGTTTGGCCAGGCCAGCGATGCGCTGACCCGACAGGTGGTGGACTGGGCGGTGGGGCAGGGCAATCGGGCGCTCAAGCGTTGA
- a CDS encoding DUF5924 family protein, with protein MPNLTLYIQRVLELIKRYPGVIALGGFISGVSSFILVDRQQSLASWIAVILLVSWVWLMLENSLTQLFTKVFKREIPQPLLRYATQMIHQESLFFVLPFFFITTSWNSGQLVFTGLLGAAALISITDPLYYKWLAPRRWLFLALHTLTLFAALLTALPLILHLTTAQSFKLALGIAMLLSFPSLASILPIRSLRSALAVLCITLAIGSTGWLLRSWVPPATLWLTEDAISTQLQDRTPGDSLEQVSSRQVRSDGLYAYTAINAPRGLDERIYHVWQFNGSEVDRIALDIRGGRKEGYRAWSHKQNFPANPAGNWQVRVITEDGQVIGVLRFEITDPDQDATKSGEAK; from the coding sequence ATGCCTAACCTGACCCTCTATATTCAGCGCGTTCTGGAACTGATCAAGCGCTACCCGGGGGTCATTGCGCTCGGCGGGTTCATCTCCGGAGTCAGCAGCTTCATCCTGGTCGATCGACAGCAGAGCCTGGCCTCGTGGATCGCCGTGATCCTGCTGGTGAGCTGGGTCTGGCTGATGCTGGAAAACAGCCTGACCCAACTGTTCACCAAGGTCTTCAAGCGCGAGATCCCGCAGCCGCTATTGCGTTACGCCACACAGATGATCCACCAGGAAAGCCTGTTCTTCGTCCTGCCGTTCTTCTTCATCACCACCAGCTGGAACAGCGGCCAGTTGGTGTTCACCGGCTTGCTGGGGGCCGCGGCACTGATTTCCATCACCGACCCGCTGTACTACAAATGGCTGGCCCCGCGGCGCTGGCTGTTCCTCGCCCTGCACACCCTGACGCTGTTCGCCGCCCTGCTCACCGCGCTGCCGCTGATCCTGCACCTGACCACGGCCCAGAGCTTCAAGCTGGCCCTGGGCATCGCCATGCTCCTGTCCTTCCCCAGCCTGGCGTCGATCCTGCCGATCCGCAGCCTGCGCAGTGCCCTGGCGGTGCTGTGCATCACCCTGGCCATTGGCAGCACCGGCTGGCTGCTGCGCTCCTGGGTGCCGCCGGCCACCCTTTGGCTGACCGAGGACGCCATCAGCACCCAGCTTCAGGACCGCACGCCGGGAGACAGCCTGGAACAGGTCAGCAGCCGCCAGGTGCGCAGCGACGGCTTGTACGCCTACACCGCGATCAACGCGCCCCGGGGCCTGGACGAGCGCATCTATCACGTCTGGCAGTTCAACGGCAGTGAAGTGGACCGCATCGCCCTGGACATTCGCGGCGGGCGCAAGGAGGGCTACCGCGCCTGGTCCCACAAGCAGAACTTCCCGGCCAACCCGGCGGGCAACTGGCAGGTCCGGGTCATCACCGAGGACGGGCAGGTGATTGGCGTGCTGCGCTTCGAGATCACCGATCCAGATCAAGATGCGACCAAGAGCGGCGAGGCAAAGTAA
- a CDS encoding nucleoside recognition domain-containing protein, giving the protein MLNGLWLGFFVVATVSALAQWLVGGNAGIFAAMVESIFAMAKLSVEVMVLLFGTLTLWLGFLRIAEKAGIVEWLAKVLGPLFKRLMPEVPPGHPALGLITLNFAANGLGLDNAATPIGLKAMRALQELNPSATTASNAQILFLVLNASSLTLLPVTIFMYRAQQGAADPTLVFLPILLATSASTLVGLLSVAVMQRLRLWDPVVLAYLIPGALALGAFMALLATLSATALASLSSILGNLTLFGLIMLFLVIGALRKVKVYEAFVEGAKEGFEVAKNLLPYLVAMLCAIGVLRASGALDFGLDGIRHLVAWAGWDTRFVDALPTAMVKPFSGSAARAMLIETMKTQGVDSFPALAAATIQGSTETTFYVLAVYFGAVSIQRVRHAVGCALLAEFAGVVAAIAVCYWFFG; this is encoded by the coding sequence ATGCTCAATGGCCTGTGGCTTGGCTTCTTTGTCGTGGCGACCGTGTCGGCCCTGGCCCAGTGGCTGGTGGGCGGTAATGCCGGGATCTTCGCCGCCATGGTGGAAAGCATCTTCGCCATGGCCAAGCTGTCGGTCGAGGTGATGGTGCTGCTGTTCGGCACCCTGACCCTGTGGCTGGGCTTTCTGCGCATTGCCGAGAAGGCCGGCATCGTCGAATGGCTGGCCAAGGTCCTGGGCCCGCTGTTCAAGCGGCTGATGCCGGAGGTCCCGCCCGGTCACCCGGCCCTGGGCCTGATCACCCTGAATTTCGCCGCCAACGGCCTGGGCCTGGACAACGCCGCCACGCCCATCGGCCTCAAGGCCATGCGTGCCTTGCAGGAGCTCAATCCCAGCGCCACCACCGCGAGCAATGCGCAGATCCTGTTCCTGGTGCTCAACGCCTCGTCCCTGACCCTGCTGCCGGTGACCATCTTCATGTACCGCGCCCAGCAAGGCGCGGCGGATCCGACCCTGGTGTTCCTGCCGATCCTCCTGGCTACCAGTGCCTCGACCCTGGTGGGCCTGCTGTCGGTGGCGGTGATGCAGCGCCTGCGTCTGTGGGACCCGGTGGTGCTGGCCTATCTGATCCCCGGGGCCCTGGCCCTGGGCGCCTTCATGGCCTTGCTGGCGACCCTCTCGGCCACGGCCCTGGCGTCGCTGTCGTCGATCCTCGGCAACCTCACGCTGTTTGGTCTGATCATGCTGTTCCTGGTGATTGGCGCGCTGCGCAAGGTCAAGGTCTACGAGGCCTTTGTCGAAGGCGCCAAGGAAGGCTTCGAGGTGGCCAAGAACCTGCTGCCGTATCTGGTGGCCATGCTCTGCGCCATTGGCGTGTTGCGGGCTTCCGGGGCGCTTGATTTCGGTCTAGACGGCATTCGCCACCTGGTGGCCTGGGCCGGTTGGGACACACGCTTCGTCGATGCCCTGCCCACCGCCATGGTCAAGCCATTCTCCGGCAGTGCCGCCCGGGCCATGCTGATCGAAACCATGAAGACCCAGGGCGTGGACAGCTTCCCGGCCCTGGCGGCGGCGACCATCCAGGGCAGTACCGAAACCACCTTCTATGTGCTGGCGGTCTACTTCGGTGCGGTGAGCATCCAGCGGGTGCGGCACGCCGTGGGCTGTGCCTTGCTGGCGGAGTTCGCTGGCGTGGTGGCGGCGATTGCGGTTTGCTACTGGTTCTTTGGCTGA
- a CDS encoding ABC transporter permease, producing the protein MNTRMTPGTAQLDNAHSPAQLRIGGDWTLAHYSDLKRLCQSLHGHYDSSTHIDLNGLGALDTAGASLLVELLGAERLGQSAEHPGCTLSSADRALLHTVYSSLNDFCVPVREPEISVSVQLLSRIGSAVYTVWQDTLKVLGFIGLILETLARGLLRPKRWRITPVVAHIEQTGLDAAPIVALLTFLVGAVVAFLGATVLANFGASIFTVDLVAFSFLREFGVLLTAILMAGRTASAFTAQIGSMKANEEIDAIRTLGLDPMELLVLPRVLALLVALPMLTFLAMLSGIIGGAVVCALSLDISPAMFLSLLHSDIGVKHFLLGLVKAPVFAFLIAAIGCLEGFKVSGSAESVGAHTTSSVVQSIFVVIVIDAVAALFFMEMGW; encoded by the coding sequence ATGAATACCCGCATGACGCCCGGCACCGCTCAACTGGACAACGCCCACTCTCCGGCGCAACTGCGCATCGGTGGCGACTGGACGCTGGCCCATTACAGCGATCTCAAGCGTCTCTGCCAGAGCCTCCACGGCCACTACGATAGCAGCACCCACATCGACCTCAACGGCCTGGGAGCCCTGGACACCGCCGGCGCCTCGCTGCTGGTGGAGCTGCTGGGTGCCGAACGCCTGGGCCAGTCCGCCGAACACCCGGGCTGCACCCTGTCCAGCGCCGACCGCGCGCTGCTGCACACGGTCTACAGTTCGCTCAACGATTTCTGTGTGCCGGTCAGGGAGCCGGAGATTTCCGTCAGCGTGCAATTGCTCTCGCGCATCGGCAGCGCGGTCTACACCGTCTGGCAGGACACCCTGAAAGTCCTCGGCTTCATCGGCCTGATCCTCGAAACCCTGGCCCGCGGTCTGCTGCGCCCCAAACGCTGGCGCATCACCCCGGTGGTGGCACACATCGAACAGACCGGCCTCGACGCCGCCCCCATCGTCGCCCTGCTGACCTTCCTGGTGGGCGCCGTGGTGGCCTTTCTCGGGGCCACGGTACTGGCCAATTTCGGCGCCAGTATCTTTACCGTGGACCTGGTGGCGTTTTCCTTTTTGCGGGAGTTCGGCGTGCTGCTCACCGCGATTCTCATGGCCGGACGCACCGCCAGTGCCTTCACCGCACAGATCGGCTCGATGAAGGCCAACGAAGAGATTGATGCGATCCGTACCCTGGGCCTGGACCCGATGGAGCTGCTGGTGCTGCCCAGGGTCCTGGCGTTGCTGGTGGCGCTGCCGATGCTGACCTTCCTGGCGATGCTCTCGGGGATCATTGGCGGCGCCGTGGTCTGTGCCCTGTCCCTGGATATCTCGCCGGCGATGTTCCTTTCGTTGCTGCATTCGGACATTGGCGTCAAACACTTCCTGCTGGGCCTGGTGAAAGCGCCGGTCTTTGCCTTCCTGATCGCCGCCATCGGCTGCCTGGAAGGCTTCAAGGTCAGCGGCAGCGCCGAGTCGGTGGGGGCCCACACCACTTCCAGCGTGGTCCAGTCGATCTTCGTGGTGATCGTCATCGACGCCGTGGCCGCGCTGTTCTTCATGGAGATGGGCTGGTGA